The Papaver somniferum cultivar HN1 chromosome 6, ASM357369v1, whole genome shotgun sequence genome segment ACCTTATCACAAATTTTACAGCTAATTCTGAAGGAGTAGAAGTTCAATCAAAGAGCTTGACATAATGCTAATTGATACCTAGCAATATCAAAGTAAACCACAACAAAAGTCTATTTGCTTACGTTTAAACTATTTAGTATAGAGTCGCGTTTCCATTTGTATAAGAAACTTTACGTGATTGGCTTTTTAGATTGTTGGAAGTGAGCTCTTTTTTTCCCAATAATGGTCATTAAAAAGTAGGCTGTTGAAGTTTCTTGTCCCGATGTCTGGCAGGAAAATGCTTTGGTTTGATGGCACATGGCAGTCCCTTTGAATGTTGCTTGAGTTCTGATATTTACTATTTACTTTCAGATTCATAAATTTTATCCCATTTAATATGTATGCAATATGTGGCAAGTGCTTACACATGTCCAtgcatgttattatgattattgaTCATTAGATGGCACTTTGTTCTACAGACTGCAGTTATGGGAGTAGGAGAGGAAGAGCTGCATTTGGTGGCCATGCCTTCCAGAAGAAATCCCTTGCACGGTGCATGTTTCTGGGGCTTTTATGCTCCACAGGGGCTTTACAACTCATCTCTTGTCATGTTGAACCTTCGATGTCTTGGAATTGTGTTTGATCTAGATGAGACACTAATAGTCGCAAATACGATGCGTTCTTTTGAGGACCGAATTGATGCTTTACAGCGAAAAATAACTACTGAGATGGACCCACAGCGAGTTTCTGGCATGTTACAAGAGATTAAGCGATATCAAGATGACAAGATTATCTTGAAACAATATGTAGAAACTGACCAGATTGTGGAAAATGGGAGGTTGATCAAAGTTCAGTCCGAAGTCTTTCCAGCTTTGTCTGATAATCATCAACCAATTATTCGCCCGCTTATAAGGTTACAAGAGAAGAACATTATCTTGACTCGCATCAATCCGTTGGTATGTGTCTTTTCAGAATTCCATGATATCAAAGCATTGTTGGACATTGTACTGTTTTTTGCTCGACCATGAAATAATAGCTAGCTCCCTCTGCCAGGACCATATACCACGATGATATACTTCTCTCACTTATATACAGTTCCCTAAATTGATGGCATTAATAAGATTAATATGGTTGTCTCGTTGTAGTAATCTGGGCAGTTAATAATCGGAATTTTAACACAATATTCTTGCTTACACATTTAGTCTATTCAGCGCTCCTAATTTTGTTGCTTTTGCGTTGACTGGGAATCCTTTATGGTAATAATAGCATTTGTATCTTACAGATTCGTGACACAAGTGTTCTTGTGAGGTTGAGGCCTGCATGGGAGGATCTGAGGAGCTACTTAACTGCTAGAGGTCGTAAGCGTTTTGAGGTTTATGTATGCACAATGGCTGAAAGAGATTATGCTTTGGAAATGTGGAGGCTTCTTGATCCTGAATCAAATTTAATCAGCTCAAACGAACTATTGAATCGCATTGTATGCGTCAAAGCGGGTAAATATTTTTTTGCACTGTATATTTCTTGATGCAGTTTTATGTGAATCAAAAGCATAGTAACTAAGTATACTTTCATGGCAAAAATGGCTTTCGTTCATAATAACTATTATAGAGTATATATATACTGTTTCCATCCACCTCATATTTGAAGAAGAATGCCgtattatttttgtatttcctgCTTTTATTTGCTTACCAGTGTTAAACCTCTTTATACCCTTTTGTGACATTGGAAATAGGATTGCGGAAATCTTTGCTGAATGTTTTTCATGGTGGCATATGTGATCCTAAAATGGCTCTGGTTATTGATGATCGTCTGAAAGTGTGGGATGAGATAGATCAACCTAGAGTGCATGTTGTTCCTGCATTTGCTCCCTACTATGCTCCTCAGGCTGAGGTATACTAAACCATCACCTGCTTTGTTCTGCTTATTAAAGATAAAGCAATTATCGCTGTGTGCTCACTGTAACTCTCTTCTTTATAGGCAAACAATGTAGTGCCGGTTCTTTGTGTTGCAAGAAATGTTGCTTGCAATGTTAGAGGTGGTTTTTTCAAGTAAGAACTTTATGCAGAAGTTAGTTTATTGATATTTATTCTTCAGCTTTCACTGTGAGAACCTTTATTTCTGAATCTACTTGTTTGTGGCTTATGGTTGATGAAATTGGTTTATTTAATTTTGGCAGAGATTTTGATGAAAGTCTTTTGCAACGGATTATTGGCATATTTTATGAAGATGACGTGGAAGAAGGCCCATCTCCTCCTGACGTGAGCAACTTTTTGATTTCAGAGGTAAGTGGTAAACATGAACTATATAGAAGTCTCCATCTGTTTGGAGTAGCAGCTTACCACACTAGAAGTATCTCTGTACATCTCATCATATTACGATATCAAGCAATAGTCATACCTAAGATTTCCATTGGTGGACTTGAATCCAAAATAGATTAAAGCATTTTTAACAGTTTAATAGGCAAGTTTGGGTTTCATCCTCGTACAACCATGTATGCTATGCAGTTGCTTTGTGGTCTTTATGGTACATCATGGACTTCAGTTGTCCTTCTAATTGACACAATTTATCATCGTGTTCAGGATGATGGTACTGCTGCAAACAGAGGTCCACTGCGCTTCGAGGGCATGGCTGACGTTGAGGTTGAGAGGAAATTGAAGGTCAATCTCATTGTTGTTTCAATAATTGTTTTTTGTCGATATGCAGGATAAGTCATGTGAACTGCCCGTGTGTAAATCACAGAATACATGACCTGAATTCTGTTGTGCCTATGCTTCGAAAAAAACCATGTTGTTCATGGTCAACTTTTGTGCTTAATACAATTAGGAGCTTTGTTGAATCTTCATATAGAAATATTCCCCGGAAATGGTTACGATATCGTGACAAAGTGTTTGAATTTTTCATTTACCAGGATATCGTGCCAGCTTTTTCAATCCCCAATAGTATTGATCCAAGGTTCTCGACTCTTCAGCAATTTGTGGGTTCGTCATCAAACCCAACAGTGCCTCAACCTTCTACGCAAGGCTCGGTAATGCCTTTCCATGATCAACAGCTCCAACAACAACCTCAGGCACCACCATCATTTAATCCAGTGAATCGCGTGGGCCCATCAGAAGCTAGCTTGCAAAATTCTCCTGCCAGAGAAGAGGGCGAGGTCCCTGAATCGGAATTAGATCCAGATACAAGGAGAAGGCTTTTGATTTTGCAACATGGTCAAGACATTAGAGAACATCCCCCGAAGGAATCTCCTCCCTTTCCAGTCAGGCCCCCCGCTCCACCAGTTCCTGGCCCGCCTATACAATCACGTGGAAATTGGTTCCCATCTGAAGAAGAGACTAGCCCACCAAAGCAAAACCGGGCATTACCCAAACAAGTACAAAAGGATTTTTCTGTAGAATCAGAAGCTATGCATTTTGAAAACAGCCGACCTCAGCGTTCATCTTCTTTTCAAGGGACCGGTGGTTCTGTTCAATCAGAAAGAACATTTCATGAAAATCTGAGATTACCTAAAGAGGTAAAGCGTGCTGGTTTAACATGCTTACAGTCTGGAGTTGAATGCTTTCCCCATCAGATTTGTAATGAAAATACTTAAATAGATAGATTGGACTTAGTATATTTAAAACCTAACCAATTCTTACTGGTTCTGCTTAAGAACGTTTGTTCGTGCAAAACATGTACCCATCACAATACTGGGCTTCTTCAGACAATTGCTTCTAGGGTATACAAATTGAGGACATTACTATCAACTGGAGGAAAAATAAATCTACATCGATCTAGCTTAGCTTTTCTGTTGTTCCATTGGGTCCCTCTTGTCTTCCAACTTGAGCTTTTCCTCTTTTTCTGTTGTGTTTGTTTTTCCTAGTTTTTTTTGTGCTTGTCTTGTTTCCTCATCACaatctgtaagttctcttatgatgtCTTAAGAAAACATTTACTGATGCAGTGTAAAAATCTGAAAAGACCTTTTTTTTGTAGGTACATATCGGAGATGATCGAGCAAAGTTAAGCCGTACACACCCAAAATATCAATCCTTTTCAGGTAGCGGTTAAAAGAGACTTGTGTAATTAGGAAATAAATGGTTGCTTATTGGCTTATAGCTCAGTGCTCCTTCGGATTTGAGATTTTGGATTTGTTCTTCGAGTTGATGTTCATTATACACAAAAGTTACTCACTGGAGTATAACTCTTTACATAAAAGTGATGCAAACCTATTTTATTGTATATCTCATTCTAGATTTACTTTCGAAATAGTTAGCTTGAAAAATTGATTACCTGGTTGAGAAGCTTTAAATATAATTCAATATCTCCTTGCTGTATAGGTGAGGAGGCGCCACTGGGTCGATCAGCTTCAAACAACAAGTTGTCTCCTAGTCCTAAAGATGAAGAGATGCCTCTTGCTCGGTTAGCTCCGAGCAGCAAGGATCTGCAGACTGAATCTGGACGAGGTACTTCACAGTATCCAGACACCCCTGCTAAAGTTTTACAAGATATTGCAATCAAGTGTGGATCAAAGGTAATAAAGAAGGATACTATATTACATAAATGATGCATACCTATTTAATATGTTACAAAATAGCCTTGACTTCTTTTTCCTATTTGTAACTTTTTTCTCAATTCTATTATTTGGTTTTGTAAATACCTATAGGTGATATTCAGGTCAGCCTTGGTTGCCAGTGCGGAATTGCAGTTCTCAATTGAGGTTGTTCCTCGGTTTCTTACTTCTTGAGCTTCAAATTTTCTCAACCCGTTAAAATCTGCTAGATCTTAAgatatcttatttttctttagGCAGCAGTTGGTATCTTAATTATACTGTACTTCTGTGTTCTTATAGGTTTGGTTCAGCGGGGAAAAAATAGGTGTAGGAATTGGGAAGACGAGGAAGGAAGCCCAACGCCAAGCAGCAGAACGCTCTCTGAGGACTTTGGCTAGTAAGAAACCACCTAATCTCATTTCGAGCATCTGTCTCTTGTTTGCCAGTTGTTCAGAatcttgcttttatttttcaTGAAGTGCAACTAGTATCTCTGCCTTGAAGTGATATGTTTCATCTATACATCTTTACTATGAACTTTAGACTAGCAGAGAATCTTCATGTATTCTGTCTGTGTTGGCATCTTCTGTAGCGATTGTTAATGttcttttcttgtggttaattgccATTCATATCTTTCTGTTTGGATCTAAGTAAACGGAATAGCTGAAACATGCATGCATTTTTCCAAATTTATCTAGTTGCTAATGGCTTTGTTCAGTGATGCAAGCATGCTATCTTTCACTTTCTGCCATAACCAGAGAGCAATTATGTTAGTTATAGTTCTATATTCGTACAAGATATTTATCAACTTCAATCACTAATATACCAGTTTACAAATTTTAACATCTTGATCAATGTCagcttttaattttcttttcccGTCTTGGAGAATCTAACCTGGTTCAGATTTAATGGTGCCTCTGCTTTTGGCATGGGACCTTAGTGCTGATAGTCTAGACAACTGTTTTTGCAGATAAATATTTAATAAACGCTAAGCCAGATCAAACTACTGTGTATGGGGACCCTAACAAGCTTTCAAATGTGGATATGAATGGTTATATAAATGATTCAAATTCTTTTCGTCAGCCATTTCTGAATGAGGACTCTGTACCAGCATCAAGTACATCAGAGCCCTCTAGGTATATGAACACGAGGATGGAAGAATCACAAAGTAACTTGGACCCCATTTCTACCCTTAAAGAGTTGGTAACTGCAAGAACACTAGTCCCTCCGCGTTTctcttcttttttcatttttttgttaccTATTTTTCTTTCCTATACATTACTATCTTAACATTAGGTCTGCCTCGAAAATGCAATTTCTTGAAATTCATGTGCGCCATGTTGCTTTCAGTGTATGGACGAAGGTCTTAAATTAGATTTTCGAACACGGCCGACATCTTCAACTAGTTTAACCCACAAAGGAGAAGCTTATGCCCAGGTAAACCCTGTACAAAACTGTATAATAGAAATTTATGAATATTAGATTGCTGGTTGGCTCTTCCAATCTTCAAATGGTCAGTTTTTTACTTAAGATACTACTCAATCACATCAACTTGTTATGTATCCTGAAAAACTTAATTGATTGCTCTAATAAATATGATTCCTACATAACTAAAAACACCTAAGAGTCTTAATGGGTTTGAATTGGACGGAAACAACCCTAAGCAAAAACTTAGTGTGCCAGTTTTAGACTGGAAGATGATAATCTGAGCCAAAATGCGGACTTGTTGTTTCTGACACATCTTTATTTTGTTGTTAGGTTGAAATAGGAGGTCAGGTGTTTGGAAATGGTAATGGGTTAACATTGGATGCAGCTACGGCGCAGGTaaatttcttttttagttttatgTCAAGTCACTGAAATTGAATTGATGATGTGGAATTGTGGATTGTGTTTTTGTAAACTGAAGTTTAAACGCTTTTGGGAACCCTTTTCTGCAGGCAGCTGAAGAGGCCCTCATGAATCTGAAAGTCAAACTTGGTCAGGATACTCATAAACGCATAGGTTCGCCGAGGTGCGTAAATCCTTTTGCTCCCCGATGGTTTTGGCTGCTATCTTTTCTGTAGTCTTGCTTTTGTATATTTTAGTTCTACTATACTATGACTTGAAAACTCGGGACGGATAACTAACCATTAGTAGTAATGCCAATGTTGATTTAGGTCATTACAAGCAGCAGTTCCTAATAAACGTTTTAAGACAGAGTTCCCACGAGTATTGCAACGAATACCTCCATCTGCAAGATATTAATGCCATGTCAGCCTCTAAAGGTTGGTTTAGGTTATTACAAGCAGCACTTGAAGTAAATGGTTGAAGCCAGAGTTCGCAGGAGTATTACAATGGATGCCACCATCTGCCAGATATTTTACTAACACCCATCCTGTCCTTTACAAAATGAGAGCTACATATTCATTTTTCCGTTATCTCATGTAGCTGCCGATGTTGAGATATATGCACACCGTACATTGGGAATCAAAAGCTTGGGCTGTCGAGATCTTCAATTAGCAGTCCATGCATTACTATCGATTCTGTCATTTGTACACAGAAATTGCTTAGAAAGGCAATATAAGGGCATCTCCTCTACCGTGGTGCATCTCACTAACTTCTGACGGTGTCGGGTTCTTCTGGAAGAAGAAATCTAAAGAATCATTTAATTTGTTCAGAGTTGTACATTTGTTTAAGATAGAACTTCTATTTCGTGGGTATAGAGAGATGTAAATTTAGGAGTTGGACCCCAGTCACCCCACTGGTCCCAACTTTCTTCGAAGTAGTTATTGTCCCATTTTTTGGTGATTAACATTTTTCTTTCATGGGAATAGTGGCTTTCTTCTGTAAGGTCAAGATCATCCTAAAAAAGCATTTGCTGTAGTTTGCAATGGGTGAAGTATAATTAGTATGGAAGAAAAAGATTGGTACTGAAACAGAAGTCGGATGTAATATTGATGTTTCTATGTTGTAACGTCTCTGACCGCTTTTACAATGTTTATACGAACTTCTCACCTAATGTCACTAACCACCATTCCTTACGATCCAAAGATGTTTAAAATAGGACCTTGTTTGCTTTGTTTTTTTCTACTTGATATAAAGTTACAACCTGAAATGGAGAGTTGCACTTGCACATTTTGGCAGGTATTTTCTCAAGCAACTTGTTTAAGCCATGCCAAGGGCatacaggaaaatttttgggCATATAGGCAAATCTTCTCGTTTTTCCACCCTAGTGCTATTGCCCTTACTCCTCGGTAAGAAAAAAAAGACTCCAAGTAACAAAGTTGTACCGAACTAATATAGCTGCGTCTGATTCCAAAGACATCAGTTCAGAGAGTCTTGAATAGGTTGCTCTAATCCAAAAACAAAGATGGCCCCGGTAAAAGATTTAGTTCCAATGGATCCATCAATCATTGGCAATTGGGCATATCGTAGAAGAAACTCAAGGACAATATAGTAATTTGGATATGAATAGTTCCATTTATTAGACACGTTTGAATGGAAAGAGAAGGCCCTTTTTTATCTCTCGGAAGTCAGATCAAACTTCGTAGACAGTAGAGAGAGAAACATTAACATTCCagagagaaaagagagatttgTTTCGCGggagagaaacaaaaaaaaaaaaaaaagagaagagaagaaattaTAGCGAGGAGAAATAATGTCGGCGTTTGATACATTCAGTAATAATGGAGGAGAAGGAAATCCTCATGGAGGAGGAGGATTTGATGAAGGTGGCGATGGATATCTTGGTGGTTATGATTCTGGATTACCATCCCAAAGATACGATGAATCTACGTATTCAAATTTTGCGAATGATGTTTATGAAGATCATGAACATGACAATGTACTAGATCCTAATCCACCACCATACCGTCATCAATCTGATGATTATCAAGGTGGATTTCCAGCTGATGACATTGATATGGCAAATAATTCTTCAGCTTCACCTGAGATCTATGGATTTAGTTCATCCCCAGCTAATCATAATGACAATGCTGATTATTCGTCTTCGCAATCTCCTTTTGGTAATGGGAATGTCAATGGGAATGGGAAAATCGGGTATGATATGAGTGAAGATGTTGATGGGGTTTTTACTTCTGATGGTCCTGCTCTTCCTCCTCCTACTGAAATGCAACCTGAAGAAGGATTTGTTCTTCGTGAATGGCGAAGGTTAGATACACTCTTTCTTTAGATCTTAATTTTCTTCTTGATCTGTTTATATATGATTTATCAGCTTAGATCTAGGTTTATCCATTTGTTACAGATTTAGGGTTGCACAATTTTAATTAGATCTATTATTTGCTTATTTAAGTTATTTAACAAAACTAGAATCCAACGCAAAGAAACATAACGAGATTAGTTTAGGAATTGAGTGGAATTCATTTGAATTTATTATGTAATAATTACGAGCTAATCATAAGAATGAGATTGGTTGACCTGATGAGGTATTAATAAGAAATCAGTTCTGATTCAGTTTTAATATCAATTGTTCCTATAACAAAATCAGCATAACTAGGGGAAAGCTAAACTGTGTAGTTGGATTTAGTTCAGATACTTATGGTTGTCATGATTGTGGGAATAGTGTCAAATTGAAGAGTTGTTTGAAGGACATGGCGTGTGTAGCTAAGCTCTGCTAGGTGAACAATATCGCGTCATGTGAAGACATAATGATAATTGGGTTCACCTTCCCCCTTTAGATCTTGGTACTAGACAATCATCGCCATCATATTTTTGTTGGTTATGTACATTTAACATGGATAGAGATAGGTGATTCGGCATTTTGGGTTTTATCAGGTCTTCTTTTGGTTCCCCCCAATTTGATGCACATTTGTATGGCTGTTTCTAGAGATTTATGAAAAGTTCCCATTTGCGTTGGTCAACACTAAAAAGACTTGGTTAAAATCTGGGTCTACGTGGCTAATTGGAAGGGATAAAGGTAACTAGTTGAAACTGAGTATAGCTTATGTCTAACTACTTGGTATGTTAGCGATTTCTCGCAGGTGGTATAGCAGCATTTTCTCCACTTATTTGTAATAGGCAAGGTTTGGAGAGGTATTTTACAGACGCAGTTCTATTTCCTTGTTACTGCCGACATTGAGAGAGAAGAGATACTCCCCTCTATTACATATTTCTGCAATTTTCCATCCATTTCAAGGAACTGCAAGCACACCAACCATAGTTAGGAATAAGTTTAAGTCTGTTTCAAAAAATTATCTCTTCGAGTTACCTAGATGGCTTTTAAACCGTGTTTGAACAAAGTTGTTTTAGTGGTGGACCAGCACAAATGGGAAGTTTATTTCTCGTGCAGCGTGTGGCATTTCTTGATGGCTGATGTCTGTGGTAATCTTGTATCACTTTGAATGTCATAATGGCTATTACAATATGAGAAAATGAATCTACAATGTACCATGGGAGCTTGCATGTGTCCTCTGCCTCCCAACAAATTCAGTTGTGCTAGTTTGGATCTGCAGTTTTCCCAACGAGACATATTCATAATTCCATCAAAGGCTATAGGCTTATGTTGGAATATGAAGTGAtctattttctaatttcataatgTTCTCTTGTGGTGGTACTTGATGAAATATTTCGACTCTTTTTAGCATTTAAGTTGCTGAATCATGATATAGAAGGCCTTGACCCATTTCAAGATAACAATTTGGGGGCCTAAATTTCATACTATCATCTTATTGGGAGGCTAATGACTTCAGTATTGTAAGGAAAACAGTACAATACTAGAATGTCATTATACGCCAGAATGGTATATTAACCCCTTAATTATCTATGAATTGGTATTTACCCAAGGCCATATATGATATATTCATTCATGCATAATCGTTAATGTAGTTTTATTCTGGGACACACTTTTGGAATTCCCATAGAATATGTGGATATTTTCTGTCAATAATTACACTGCCCTACATGTTTAGCTAAAAATAATTCATAAATTAAGATTATCTGATGCAGACAAAATGCCATTCACCTTGAGGAAAAGGAGAAAAGAGAGAAGGAGATGCGCAACCAGATCATTGAGGAAGCTGAAGAATATAAACGATCTTTCTATGAGAAGAGGAAACTTAACTGTGAAACTACCAAGACCAATAACAGAGAAAGAGAGAAGGTAATAAGCTTAACGTAGTCAATGCTGTTTTCATTTTTCTGTACTACCCTAAATTTCTCATCTGACATCTTTTTTGTAATGTAATTGGAATAGTTATACTTGGCTAACCAAGAGAAGTTTCACAAAACTGCCGACAAACAATATTGGAAAGCTATTGCGGAACTCATCCCCCATGAGGTCCCAAACATTGAGAAGAAGAGAGGAAAGAAAGATCCAGAGAAGAAGCCATCTATAGTTGTTGTTCAAGGTCCAAAGCCTGGAAAGCCTACTGAGCTTGCAAGGATGCGTCAAATTCTTTTGAAGCTGAAGCACACACCACCACCTCATATGATACCACCACCTGAACCTGCCAAGGACTCTAAAGATGCTAAAAATGGAAAGGATGGAAAGGACGCTAAAGATGGAAATGATGGCAAAGAGGTTTCCAAGGATGCTAAAGATAAGGCCCCAGCTGCTGCTGGTGAACTTGCAAAAGCAGGAGATTCACCTTCTAAAGCCGCAGTAGCAAACGGTACTCCAGATGAGTCGTCGAAAAAAGAGGCCTCTCCAGAGGCAGTCGAGGGCCAGCCAGCATCAGAACCTGAACCAGCTGTTGGTGCTTGATCCCTTACCGTTTTTAACTTTTTAttacatttttttaatttttttcgcgTCAATTTTCTTGCTCTCTATGAACCTTGGTCGCGCATTGATATCTCACGTCACCCAATTCATTGCTGAGAATAAGAACACTTGGTTTGTTTTTTTTATGAGAATTCTATGGTCTCTCATCATTGTGAACTAgtggagatttttttttcttctgtagaATTATGTTTTGGACTACCATTtgattttcaaatatatcaatcttTGTTGAATTAAGAGGTATTGTTGAATGTTTGTATTGAATTTTCCATTTGAATCAATAATGCTCCAGGAAATACTTCACACGATTCACACCTGGAATACTACCTTAAAGACTtggcagaaaaagaaaaaagaattatcAGAAACAAATTTGCTTTGAACTAGAAAAACAGCTTCAAAAGCTTGTAACAATAGAGATATGAATATATAGAATCGTAGTGTAAAAATGAAACTATATTTTGATGCATTGATGATACATGTGTTTCCACATCTTCTTTGAGCAAAGTAGGAATAACCGCTCTGTAATTATGTGACTTATGTCAGAATCTGATTACTAACTGAGATGATTATAATGCTCTCCATAAAATCATCTAGGAGTAACTTGAGTGATACTGGGAGGAAACGAGCTTATCGTTTGGCTAATTGAGTTGGATGTCGATTTCTTATTTAATGAACCGCTATATCCCGATCCCTCTGAGAAGAAACCTGGAGCAGTAAGTTCCTTCTCATTGAGCCTTTTGTTCTTGGTGAGCATAGTGATTACTTGTGTCATTGTAGGTCTTCGGGTTGCTGCTGCCTGAGTGCAGAAAAGTGCTACCTTTATGTACCTGACTACTTCATCCTCTGGGTATTCATTGAGCTCTGGATCCACCAATTCAACCAGTTTACCTTCTTCATATAGCTGCCATGTCTGTTCATGCGAAACATGTACGTAAGTTAAAATACGGTAGCTTGTTTCTAAGGTTTTGTAAGTTGATTCAAAAGAAACACGTTGGTTTATGTATACAGTGCTCATTCTCCAAGACACTAGAGTTTACAAATTTTACAGTTAGGAGGAGGAAAGCAAACCCCATATTACAAATACGATAGGAAGAAAATTGGAGCAATAAAAAACAACGCACCCATTCGAGAAGAAACTTCTGCATCTCTCCCCAGTTTTGCTTTGAACTGCTTCTCCCACTAACTATTTCAATAACCAGGACACCGTAACTATATATGTCTGCCATCTTTGTTAACTGACCGCCCATTGCATATTCTGGTGCCAAATAGCCACTGCACGAAATGATACTAAGTTAACGATAATCATGCATCAAAGATCTTGTTATCTAAATATAAAGTGATCAAAGTGGTGGGTACAAAAGAAATTTGATCTGTTCGAACAAAAATGTTTATTGAATCAAGCTTGATAATGAAGTAGCCAAGCAGGGAGCAAATGATAGTCTCCCAGGAATTCTAAACATATTTTCATTAGGTATCTATATGCCATGGATATATCAAAAGTCAAGAATACAAAATATTAGAATTACTTACGTTGTTCCTGCCACTCGTGTACTAATGTGAGTAATGTTCTCTGGAAAGAGTTTAGCCAACCCAAAGTCTCCGATTTTTGGGACAAAATATTTATCAAGAAGTATATTACTTGCTTTTATATCTCTGTGTACAATATATGGTTCCAGTTCTTCATGAAGGTATGAAAGACCTCTGGCAGTGCCCAAGCAAATTTCAGATCTATTGGCCCAATCGAGCTTAATGGTTTTATTCCTTGGACCTAAGATGTGTGTCAAACAAACATTTTTGCACCTTCGTGAGTATAACGACTTTCAGAAATTTTGACCTTCCTTAATAAAGTTTCTGAAATTACCTAATAATGCACGGTCAAGGCTGTTGTTTTCCACAAATTCATAGACTAAAATGCGATGGGCTCCTTCAACGCAACAGCCAATTAACTCGACAAGGTTTGGATGCCTGACATTAGCGATCACATCAATCTCAGTCAAAAATTCATGCACTCCCTGTCTTGATTCAGCTGAAAGCGCTTTCACAGCAACTTGGCTTCCATTTCTTAGGACCCCCTAACAAGGTAACAAAGACAAAATATAAAGAATGAAAAGAATAGCCAACATCCCCCTCCCTACGTGCCTTAATGCTTAATCTCTCATTCTCAAAGAAAATTTCAGTTTGCAACCAAGTGTAAGTGTGCTATGcaacaaacaacaagttcagtaaATATCAAGTAAAACCTACAGCTGTCAAATGCAATAGAAAAGTCTAGATGTTAAATTTCTCATATGCTCCCATGTGTATGCCATCAAATCACCTTGAGAGATTT includes the following:
- the LOC113287675 gene encoding RNA polymerase II C-terminal domain phosphatase-like 1 isoform X1, whose product is MFKSMVYEGNSLLGEVEIYPQNQQMDIIMLNKEIRISTYSQPSERCPPLAVLHTIAPNGVSFKMEASKSQSEDSLLYTLHYSLLGENKTAVMGVGEEELHLVAMPSRRNPLHGACFWGFYAPQGLYNSSLVMLNLRCLGIVFDLDETLIVANTMRSFEDRIDALQRKITTEMDPQRVSGMLQEIKRYQDDKIILKQYVETDQIVENGRLIKVQSEVFPALSDNHQPIIRPLIRLQEKNIILTRINPLIRDTSVLVRLRPAWEDLRSYLTARGRKRFEVYVCTMAERDYALEMWRLLDPESNLISSNELLNRIVCVKAGLRKSLLNVFHGGICDPKMALVIDDRLKVWDEIDQPRVHVVPAFAPYYAPQAEANNVVPVLCVARNVACNVRGGFFKDFDESLLQRIIGIFYEDDVEEGPSPPDVSNFLISEDDGTAANRGPLRFEGMADVEVERKLKDIVPAFSIPNSIDPRFSTLQQFVGSSSNPTVPQPSTQGSVMPFHDQQLQQQPQAPPSFNPVNRVGPSEASLQNSPAREEGEVPESELDPDTRRRLLILQHGQDIREHPPKESPPFPVRPPAPPVPGPPIQSRGNWFPSEEETSPPKQNRALPKQVQKDFSVESEAMHFENSRPQRSSSFQGTGGSVQSERTFHENLRLPKEVHIGDDRAKLSRTHPKYQSFSGEEAPLGRSASNNKLSPSPKDEEMPLARLAPSSKDLQTESGRGTSQYPDTPAKVLQDIAIKCGSKVIFRSALVASAELQFSIEVWFSGEKIGVGIGKTRKEAQRQAAERSLRTLANKYLINAKPDQTTVYGDPNKLSNVDMNGYINDSNSFRQPFLNEDSVPASSTSEPSRYMNTRMEESQSNLDPISTLKELCMDEGLKLDFRTRPTSSTSLTHKGEAYAQVEIGGQVFGNGNGLTLDAATAQAAEEALMNLKVKLGQDTHKRIGSPRSLQAAVPNKRFKTEFPRVLQRIPPSARY
- the LOC113287675 gene encoding RNA polymerase II C-terminal domain phosphatase-like 1 isoform X2 codes for the protein MFKSMVYEGNSLLGEVEIYPQNQQMDIIMLNKEIRISTYSQPSERCPPLAVLHTIAPNGVSFKMEASKSQSEDSLLYTLHYSLLGENKTAVMGVGEEELHLVAMPSRRNPLHGACFWGFYAPQGLYNSSLVMLNLRCLGIVFDLDETLIVANTMRSFEDRIDALQRKITTEMDPQRVSGMLQEIKRYQDDKIILKQYVETDQIVENGRLIKVQSEVFPALSDNHQPIIRPLIRLQEKNIILTRINPLIRDTSVLVRLRPAWEDLRSYLTARGRKRFEVYVCTMAERDYALEMWRLLDPESNLISSNELLNRIVCVKAGLRKSLLNVFHGGICDPKMALVIDDRLKVWDEIDQPRVHVVPAFAPYYAPQAEANNVVPVLCVARNVACNVRGGFFKDFDESLLQRIIGIFYEDDVEEGPSPPDVSNFLISEDDGTAANRGPLRFEGMADVEDIVPAFSIPNSIDPRFSTLQQFVGSSSNPTVPQPSTQGSVMPFHDQQLQQQPQAPPSFNPVNRVGPSEASLQNSPAREEGEVPESELDPDTRRRLLILQHGQDIREHPPKESPPFPVRPPAPPVPGPPIQSRGNWFPSEEETSPPKQNRALPKQVQKDFSVESEAMHFENSRPQRSSSFQGTGGSVQSERTFHENLRLPKEVHIGDDRAKLSRTHPKYQSFSGEEAPLGRSASNNKLSPSPKDEEMPLARLAPSSKDLQTESGRGTSQYPDTPAKVLQDIAIKCGSKVIFRSALVASAELQFSIEVWFSGEKIGVGIGKTRKEAQRQAAERSLRTLANKYLINAKPDQTTVYGDPNKLSNVDMNGYINDSNSFRQPFLNEDSVPASSTSEPSRYMNTRMEESQSNLDPISTLKELCMDEGLKLDFRTRPTSSTSLTHKGEAYAQVEIGGQVFGNGNGLTLDAATAQAAEEALMNLKVKLGQDTHKRIGSPRSLQAAVPNKRFKTEFPRVLQRIPPSARY